The window GGTGGACGCCGGGGAGTGGGTGGACGCGCTGGCGCAGGGGCTGGACACCGAGGTCGGCTCGGGCGGCACCGCGCTGACCCCTCCGCAGGCGCAGCAACTCGCGCTGGCCCGACTGGTGCTGGCCGACCCGCACACCCTGGTCCTGGACGAGGCCACCTCGCTGCTGGACCCGAGGGCCGCCCGGCACCTGGAGCGCTCGCTCTCGCGGGTGCTGGAGGGCCGGACGGTGATCGCCATCGCGCACCGGCTGCACACCGCCCACGACGCCGACGTGATCGCCGTGGTCGAGGGCGGGCGGATCAGCGAGTACGGCAGCCATCCGGAGCTGGTCGCCGCGGGCGGTCCGTACGCGGCGCTCTGGCGGTCCTGGCGGGACGAGCGGTAACCGGGGGCGGCAGCGGCCCCCCGGGCGCTCTGCTGCCCCGACCGGCCACCGGTGGCCGGCCGCTCCCGGTGACACAGCGCAAACCCGCACGGGGCAGGGTTGCCCCGTGCGGGTTACTCCCGGGCGCGTAACCGGACAAGTCGGTCGATCGGCCCGCAGACTGCGCGTGTGACCAAGATTTCAGACGGTTCCTCCAGCACCCGGCGCAGCGAGATCGGTGGCGTCCCCACCCGGTACATCGGGATCGGCGTCATCGTCGTGCTCGCGGTGTGGTTCCTGTTCGCCAACCTCGACAAGGTGAAGATCCAGTTCTGGGTGTTCACCGTGACCGCGCCGCTCTGGATCGCGCTGCTCGCCACCCTGCTCGCGGGTGGTGCGCTGGGGTGGTTGCTGAAGGGGCGGAGCACCAAGTGACGGCACCGCCGGGGGCGTCCGCCTTCGAGCCGCTGATCGAGCTGCGGGGCGTCAACAAGCACTTCGGCGAGCTGCACGTGCTGCAGGACATCGAGCTGACGGTGGGTCGCGGCGAGGTCGTGGTGGTGATCGGGCCCTCCGGCTCCGGCAAGTCCACGCTCTGCCGGGCGATCAACCGCCTGGAGCCGATCGAGTCGGGCAGCATCTCGATCGACGGCAAGCCGCTGCCCGCGGAGGGCAAGGGGCTCGCCCTGCTGCGCGCGGACGTCGGGATGGTCTTCCAGTCCTTCAACCTGTTCTCCCACAAGACCGTGCTGCAGAACGTCTCGCTGGCGCAGATCAAGGTCCGCGGCCGGCCGCGCGCGGAGGCGGACGCGAAGTCCCGGGCCCTGCTGGAGCGGGTCGGGCTGGTCGCCCAGGCGGACAAGTACCCGGCGCAGCTCTCCGGGGGCCAGCAGCAGCGCGTCGCGATCGCCCGGGCGCTCGCCATGGAGCCCAAGGCACTGCTCTTCGACGAGCCCACCTCCGCCCTCGACCCCGAGATGATCAACGAGGTGCTGGACGTGATGCGCCAGCTCGCGCACGAGGGCATGACCATGGTGGTGGTCACCCACGAGATGGGGTTCGCCCGCGCGTCGGCCAACCGGGTGGTGTTCATGGCCGACGGGCGGATCGTCGAGGACCGTGCCCCCGAGGACTTCTTCGGCGCGCCGGAGAGCGAGCGCGCCCGGGACTTCCTGTCCAAGATCCTGAAGCACTGAGGCGGGCGCCGTGACGAGGAAGTGGATGCTCGCCGCCGCGGCCCTGATCGTGCTGCTGGCCGGCTGCGGCAAGGAGGGCACCCCGCCGCCGAAGGGTCCGCAGCCCAGCGCGCTGCCCAGCTACCAGGTGCGGGACGCCGCCGGCATCACCGGTTCGCCCACCCTGGACGCGGCGCGCGCCCGGGGCCACCTGGTGGTGGGGGCCAAGGAGGACCAGCCCTACCTCGGGCAGAAGAACCCGGCCACCGGGGAGTACTCCGGCTTCGACATCGAGATCGCCAAGATGGTCGGCGCCGACCTGGGCTTCGCGCCCGACCGGATCGAGTTCCGGACGATCGCCTCCGCCAACCGGGAGACCGCCCTGCAGAACGGGCAGGTGGACTACTACGTCGGCACCTACACCATCAACGACAACCGCAAGAAGCTGGTCGGCTTCGCGGGGCCGTACTACCTGGCCGGCCAGTCGCTGCTGGTGCGCGAGAACAACGACACCATCCACGGCCCGGAGGACCTGAACGGCAAGAAGGTCTGCTCGGCGGCGGGCTCCACCCCGTACCAGCGGATCCAGAAGCAGTACCCCGACGTCAAGCTGATCGGCTACGACACCTACTCGGCCTGCGTGGACAACCTGATCACCGGCCAGGTGGACGCCGTCACCACGGACAACACGATCCTGATGGGCTACGCGGCCAAGGTGCCGGACGAGCTCAAGGTGGTCGGGCCGCTGTTCTCCCAGGAGCCGTACGGGATCGGGACGCCGAAGGACGACACCGTGCTGCGCTACGCGCTGGACGACGCCCTGGCGCACCACGAGGAGAACGGTGACTGGAAGCGGGCCTACGACGCCACCCTCGGCCTGTCCGGGGTGTCCGCGCCGACCCCGCCGCCGATCGACCGGTACTGAGAGGGCCGCCCCGTGAAAACCCTGACCGACAACTGGTCGACCTACTGGGAGGGCTTCCTCGGCACCCTCTCGCTGTTCGTGGTGAGCGCCGTGCTCGCCCTGGTGCTGGGCGTGCTGATCGCCGGCTTCCGGGTCTCGCCGGTGCGGCCGCTGCGGGTGTTCGGGACGGTCTGGGTGACGCTGCTGCGCAACACCCCGCTGACCCTGCTCTTCTTCATCGTGGTGCTGGGCCTGCCGCGGTTCGACATCACGCTGCCGTTCTTCACCTTCGCGGTGCTCGCGCTCGGCTGCTACACCTCGGCGTTCGTCTGCGAGGCGATGCGCGCGGGGGTCAACACCGTGCCCAGCGGCCAGGGCGAGGCGGCCCGGAGCCTGGGCATGACCTTCGGGCAGACGATGAGCCTGGTGGTGCTGCCGCAGGCGTACCGGTCGGTGGTCGCCCCGATCGGCAGTGTGATGATCGCGCTGGCCAAGAACACCGCGATCGCCGGCTCGTTCAGCGTGACCGAACTGCTCGGCAGCTACCGGACCATCAACGAGCTGGGATACAGCATCATCTGGACCTTCGTCTGGATCGCCGTCGGCTACCTGATCATCACCCTGGCCGTCAGCGCGCTCTTCAACGTGCTGGAACGACGAGTGGCGGTGTCGCGATGACGGTGGAAT of the Kitasatospora sp. NBC_01246 genome contains:
- a CDS encoding amino acid ABC transporter ATP-binding protein — protein: MTAPPGASAFEPLIELRGVNKHFGELHVLQDIELTVGRGEVVVVIGPSGSGKSTLCRAINRLEPIESGSISIDGKPLPAEGKGLALLRADVGMVFQSFNLFSHKTVLQNVSLAQIKVRGRPRAEADAKSRALLERVGLVAQADKYPAQLSGGQQQRVAIARALAMEPKALLFDEPTSALDPEMINEVLDVMRQLAHEGMTMVVVTHEMGFARASANRVVFMADGRIVEDRAPEDFFGAPESERARDFLSKILKH
- a CDS encoding glutamate ABC transporter substrate-binding protein, which gives rise to MLAAAALIVLLAGCGKEGTPPPKGPQPSALPSYQVRDAAGITGSPTLDAARARGHLVVGAKEDQPYLGQKNPATGEYSGFDIEIAKMVGADLGFAPDRIEFRTIASANRETALQNGQVDYYVGTYTINDNRKKLVGFAGPYYLAGQSLLVRENNDTIHGPEDLNGKKVCSAAGSTPYQRIQKQYPDVKLIGYDTYSACVDNLITGQVDAVTTDNTILMGYAAKVPDELKVVGPLFSQEPYGIGTPKDDTVLRYALDDALAHHEENGDWKRAYDATLGLSGVSAPTPPPIDRY
- a CDS encoding LapA family protein, which encodes MTKISDGSSSTRRSEIGGVPTRYIGIGVIVVLAVWFLFANLDKVKIQFWVFTVTAPLWIALLATLLAGGALGWLLKGRSTK
- a CDS encoding amino acid ABC transporter permease, yielding MKTLTDNWSTYWEGFLGTLSLFVVSAVLALVLGVLIAGFRVSPVRPLRVFGTVWVTLLRNTPLTLLFFIVVLGLPRFDITLPFFTFAVLALGCYTSAFVCEAMRAGVNTVPSGQGEAARSLGMTFGQTMSLVVLPQAYRSVVAPIGSVMIALAKNTAIAGSFSVTELLGSYRTINELGYSIIWTFVWIAVGYLIITLAVSALFNVLERRVAVSR